In Streptomyces sp. NBC_00878, a single window of DNA contains:
- a CDS encoding DoxX family protein has translation MSEPTLPATAGTVTAGTVIAESATARGRRARLGLRGLQMMLALFYAFASALPKLIAHPSAAEMFDEMGWGSAGMYSIGVLELAGAVALLIPVLSSVAAVSLSALMVGAFVTQVTVFGGENAATPLILIIPLALIAWARRRDAAGLRRLVRGRS, from the coding sequence ATGTCCGAGCCCACCCTTCCCGCCACCGCAGGCACCGTTACCGCAGGCACGGTCATCGCCGAGTCCGCGACCGCTCGTGGCCGTCGTGCCCGCCTCGGTCTGCGTGGCCTGCAGATGATGCTCGCCCTCTTCTACGCGTTCGCCAGCGCGCTGCCCAAGCTCATCGCGCACCCCTCGGCGGCCGAGATGTTCGACGAGATGGGCTGGGGCAGCGCGGGGATGTACAGCATCGGTGTGCTCGAACTGGCGGGTGCCGTCGCGCTGTTGATCCCGGTGCTCTCGTCGGTGGCGGCGGTGTCGCTGAGCGCGCTGATGGTGGGCGCGTTCGTCACCCAGGTCACGGTGTTCGGAGGGGAGAACGCGGCGACCCCGCTCATCCTGATAATTCCGCTGGCGCTGATCGCTTGGGCACGGCGGAGGGATGCCGCCGGGTTGCGGAGGCTCGTTCGCGGACGGTCTTGA
- a CDS encoding RNA-binding S4 domain-containing protein codes for MGSGTQGNGKDGTGKDTGAGTATTTGADTGTGTGTGTGTGTGTGSSDDAVAVAKAASPANGETVRVDSWIWSVRLVKTRSMGATACRGGHVRVNGERVKPAYAVRVGDEVRLRHAGHERVVVVKRVIRKRVGAPVAAECYVDNSPPPPPREAVAPAGIRDRGAGRPTKRDRRELERLRGLGTPDGGPGAPTS; via the coding sequence ATGGGTTCAGGGACACAGGGCAACGGCAAGGACGGGACCGGCAAGGACACTGGCGCCGGCACCGCCACCACCACGGGTGCCGACACCGGCACTGGCACTGGTACTGGCACTGGCACTGGCACTGGCACCGGAAGCTCCGACGACGCCGTGGCCGTCGCGAAGGCGGCCTCGCCCGCGAACGGTGAGACCGTGCGCGTCGACAGCTGGATCTGGTCCGTTCGCCTCGTGAAGACCCGTTCGATGGGTGCCACCGCCTGCCGCGGAGGCCATGTCCGCGTGAACGGCGAACGCGTCAAGCCCGCGTACGCCGTCCGCGTCGGCGACGAGGTCCGGCTCCGGCACGCGGGCCATGAGCGGGTCGTCGTCGTGAAGCGCGTGATCCGCAAGCGGGTCGGGGCCCCGGTCGCGGCGGAGTGCTACGTGGACAACAGTCCCCCGCCCCCGCCCCGCGAGGCCGTCGCCCCGGCGGGCATCCGCGACCGCGGCGCGGGCCGCCCCACCAAGCGGGACCGGCGCGAGCTGGAACGTCTACGGGGACTCGGGACCCCTGACGGCGGCCCCGGGGCACCTACGTCCTGA
- a CDS encoding uracil-DNA glycosylase → MEQERSLVGLDERIAECRACPRLVEWREEVARTKRAAFADWTYWGRPVPGFGPPDASLLVVGLAPAAHGGNRTGRMFTGDRSGDVLYAALHDVGLASQPTSVSSDDGLTLYGVRVTSPVHCAPPANKPTPEERDTCRHWLVSELRLLRPTLRAVVVLGAFGWQATLPAFAEAGWTVPRPRPAFAHGARVTLDGPDRPLELFGCFHVSQRNTFTGRLTPEMLRDVLRTAAKAAGLPTRAHEG, encoded by the coding sequence ATGGAGCAGGAGCGCAGCCTGGTCGGGCTGGACGAGCGGATCGCCGAATGCCGGGCCTGCCCCCGTCTGGTCGAGTGGCGGGAGGAGGTGGCCCGGACGAAACGGGCCGCCTTCGCGGACTGGACGTACTGGGGCCGCCCGGTGCCGGGGTTCGGGCCGCCGGACGCCTCCTTGCTGGTGGTCGGGCTCGCGCCCGCGGCGCACGGCGGGAACCGGACCGGGCGGATGTTCACGGGAGACCGGTCCGGGGACGTGCTGTACGCGGCGCTGCACGATGTCGGGCTGGCGTCCCAGCCCACGTCAGTGAGCAGCGACGACGGGCTGACCCTCTACGGCGTACGCGTCACCTCGCCCGTGCACTGCGCGCCGCCCGCCAACAAGCCGACGCCCGAGGAACGGGACACCTGCCGGCACTGGCTGGTGAGCGAGCTGCGGCTGCTCCGGCCCACCCTCCGCGCGGTCGTCGTGCTGGGTGCCTTCGGCTGGCAGGCCACGCTGCCCGCGTTCGCCGAGGCGGGGTGGACCGTGCCCCGGCCCCGGCCGGCCTTCGCGCACGGGGCCCGGGTCACACTGGACGGCCCGGACCGACCGCTGGAACTCTTCGGATGCTTCCACGTCAGCCAGCGCAACACCTTCACGGGTCGGCTCACCCCCGAGATGCTGCGGGACGTACTGCGTACGGCGGCGAAGGCGGCGGGGCTGCCGACGCGGGCACACGAGGGCTAG
- the pip gene encoding prolyl aminopeptidase, which translates to MGLYPEIEPYDHGMLDVGDGNRVYWEVCGNPRGKPAVMLHGGPGSGCTSHSRRYFDPAAYRIVLLDQRGCGRSTPHASAYETDMSVNTTAHLIGDLELLRSHLGIGEWLVWGVSWGSVLGLRYAQTHPDAVSELVLAGVATGSSGEVALLTRGLGKIFPEAFERFLAELPEGERDGNLAAAYNRLIESPDPDVRARAARAWTDWETAFLPAPPRSVPRYEDPVFRMAFARTVTHYFGNDHFLGGGDHLVGGDQAVVLRDAPLLKDVPGTLVQGSLDFGNLLGIVWRLHHAWPGSELVVVDDVGHNAGAPGIVDELVAATDRYASRQRQRQRQRQRLTD; encoded by the coding sequence ATGGGCCTGTATCCGGAGATCGAACCGTACGACCACGGCATGCTCGACGTCGGTGACGGCAACCGCGTGTACTGGGAGGTGTGCGGGAACCCGCGGGGCAAGCCCGCGGTGATGCTGCACGGCGGTCCGGGCTCCGGATGCACTTCTCACTCCCGGCGCTACTTCGACCCGGCCGCGTACCGCATCGTCCTGCTCGACCAGCGTGGCTGTGGACGGTCGACGCCGCACGCGAGCGCGTACGAGACGGACATGAGCGTCAACACGACGGCGCATCTCATCGGGGACCTGGAGCTGCTGCGGTCCCATCTGGGTATCGGCGAGTGGCTGGTGTGGGGGGTGTCGTGGGGTTCGGTGCTCGGACTGCGGTACGCGCAGACGCATCCGGACGCCGTGTCCGAGCTGGTACTCGCGGGCGTGGCCACCGGGTCGAGCGGTGAAGTGGCTCTCCTGACCAGGGGACTTGGGAAGATCTTCCCCGAAGCCTTCGAGCGGTTCCTCGCCGAACTCCCCGAGGGCGAGCGTGACGGGAACCTCGCCGCCGCGTACAACCGGCTGATCGAGTCACCCGACCCGGATGTACGGGCCCGGGCCGCGCGGGCCTGGACCGACTGGGAGACGGCGTTCCTTCCAGCGCCTCCGCGGTCGGTGCCGCGCTACGAGGACCCGGTTTTCCGCATGGCCTTCGCCCGCACGGTCACCCACTACTTCGGCAACGACCATTTCCTCGGCGGCGGCGACCACCTCGTCGGTGGTGACCAGGCCGTCGTCCTCCGCGACGCCCCGCTGCTCAAGGACGTCCCCGGCACCCTCGTCCAGGGCAGCCTCGACTTCGGCAACCTTCTCGGCATCGTGTGGCGTCTCCATCACGCCTGGCCCGGCAGCGAGTTGGTCGTCGTCGACGACGTGGGACACAACGCGGGCGCGCCTGGCATCGTGGACGAACTGGTCGCGGCCACCGACAGATACGCGTCCCGGCAGAGGCAGAGGCAGAGGCAGAGGCAGAGGCTGACCGACTAG
- a CDS encoding (2Fe-2S) ferredoxin domain-containing protein, which translates to MTVRTAIGAARTRPCTLIVCRGCCCGDARKYPDDDHEWQLDRLRAAAEASGGHLAVRTTDCLGPCDQANIIVVQPSGEGRRRGGRPVWVGWSMGDDCTDEILRWAEAGGPGIAPPPATLELQFVQSAGERDRARR; encoded by the coding sequence GTGACCGTCCGTACGGCGATCGGTGCCGCGAGGACCCGTCCCTGCACGCTCATCGTCTGCCGCGGCTGCTGCTGTGGCGACGCGCGCAAGTACCCGGATGACGACCACGAATGGCAGCTGGACCGGCTGCGCGCCGCGGCCGAGGCCTCCGGCGGCCACCTCGCGGTCCGTACGACGGACTGCCTCGGCCCCTGCGACCAGGCCAACATCATCGTCGTACAGCCGTCGGGCGAGGGCCGCAGGCGAGGCGGCCGGCCCGTCTGGGTCGGCTGGTCGATGGGCGACGACTGCACCGACGAGATACTGCGCTGGGCGGAAGCCGGCGGCCCCGGTATCGCTCCTCCCCCGGCCACCCTTGAGCTGCAGTTCGTGCAATCGGCGGGCGAACGGGACCGGGCACGACGCTAG
- a CDS encoding GntR family transcriptional regulator, protein MTTVEPLGAVRERVLSSLRQEIIAGRLLPGDRLVERELAERFGVSRVPVREAIRALVAEGFVLFETPRRTVVRRLTPTDVAELFELREALEVYATGLAAQRATRADLAELEELLDRAADATRADDAEAITDINTRFHNRILAMAGNSLLISVMQPVDGRLRWLTRQNEEWPQLLTEHRELYAAIASGDRERARAHALAHVQANYRSTVRHLFGDSDSDTNPGPGPASHADANSNSGSASEGEA, encoded by the coding sequence ATGACAACGGTGGAACCGCTGGGGGCGGTGCGTGAGCGGGTGCTCAGCTCACTGCGGCAGGAGATCATCGCCGGGCGGCTGCTGCCCGGCGACCGGCTGGTCGAACGCGAGCTGGCCGAGCGGTTCGGGGTCTCCCGGGTACCGGTCCGCGAGGCGATCCGGGCCCTGGTCGCCGAGGGCTTCGTCCTCTTCGAGACCCCGCGCCGCACGGTCGTACGCCGCCTGACCCCGACGGACGTCGCGGAACTCTTCGAACTGCGCGAGGCCCTGGAGGTGTACGCCACCGGGCTGGCCGCTCAGCGCGCCACCCGGGCCGATCTCGCCGAGCTGGAGGAGCTCCTCGACCGTGCGGCGGACGCGACCCGCGCGGACGACGCGGAGGCGATCACCGACATCAACACCCGTTTCCACAACCGGATCCTGGCGATGGCCGGGAACAGCCTGCTGATCTCCGTGATGCAGCCGGTCGACGGCCGCCTGCGCTGGCTCACCCGCCAGAACGAGGAGTGGCCCCAACTCCTCACCGAACACCGCGAGTTGTACGCGGCCATCGCCTCCGGCGACCGCGAGCGGGCCCGCGCCCACGCCCTGGCCCACGTACAGGCCAACTACCGCTCGACGGTCCGCCACCTCTTCGGCGACAGCGACAGCGACACCAACCCCGGCCCTGGCCCCGCCTCCCATGCCGATGCCAACTCCAACTCCGGCTCCGCCTCCGAGGGAGAAGCGTGA
- a CDS encoding NCS1 family nucleobase:cation symporter-1 — MSLADPATATGTPAFVPDPRLTNEDLAPAGKRNWKVFDLFAMWMSDVHNLGNYTFAAGLLVLGMNVWQIFTSLLVGFVLIYAGMNWMGKIGQRHGVPFPVISRISFGVWGANIPALIRAVIAIMWYGIQTYLASVAVNIMLLAAWPGLESWTHSSFLGLDALGWVSFLSLWLLQALIISQGMESVRKFQDFCGPAIWLVMIALAIWILAEADWTISLTTTPNPVSVGEQWRQWFGAIGLILATYGTLMLNFCDFSRFAPDYKTVKRGNFWGLPINSTAFVVVSVIVTAGSLEVFGKAITDPAHLVAEIGNTWILVLGALTFAIATMGVNIVANFVSPAYDLANVWPQKITFKVGGMISTVAALVVTPWNLFSNPTVVQYFLGGLGAFLGPLFGVIMLDYFWVKHGRIDVDELFNAEPGSRYYYRKGVNPKALWAFLPAAAVSAVLALVTTFSEVAPYSWFIGTALAAGLYAILCRSERAAAPSPASDTEPGPTPTPTPAPAQG, encoded by the coding sequence GTGTCCCTCGCCGATCCAGCCACAGCCACCGGCACGCCGGCGTTCGTCCCCGACCCCCGGCTCACCAACGAAGACCTCGCCCCCGCGGGCAAGCGCAACTGGAAGGTCTTCGACCTCTTCGCCATGTGGATGTCCGACGTCCACAACCTCGGCAACTACACGTTCGCGGCGGGCCTGCTGGTCCTCGGCATGAACGTCTGGCAGATCTTCACGTCGCTGCTCGTCGGCTTCGTGCTCATCTACGCCGGCATGAACTGGATGGGGAAGATCGGACAGCGCCACGGCGTGCCCTTCCCTGTCATCAGCCGCATCAGCTTCGGCGTCTGGGGCGCCAACATCCCGGCCCTGATCAGGGCCGTCATCGCCATCATGTGGTACGGCATCCAGACCTACCTGGCCTCCGTCGCCGTCAACATCATGCTGCTCGCGGCCTGGCCCGGCCTGGAGTCCTGGACCCACAGCTCCTTCCTCGGCCTCGACGCGCTCGGCTGGGTGTCCTTCCTCTCGCTGTGGCTGCTCCAGGCGCTCATCATCAGCCAGGGCATGGAATCCGTACGGAAGTTCCAGGACTTCTGCGGTCCGGCCATCTGGCTCGTCATGATCGCTCTGGCGATCTGGATCCTCGCCGAGGCCGACTGGACCATCTCGCTCACGACGACTCCGAACCCGGTCTCCGTCGGTGAGCAGTGGCGGCAGTGGTTCGGTGCGATCGGGCTGATCCTCGCCACGTACGGCACGCTGATGCTCAACTTCTGTGACTTCTCGCGCTTCGCGCCCGACTACAAGACGGTCAAGCGTGGCAACTTCTGGGGCCTGCCCATCAACTCGACCGCGTTCGTGGTCGTCTCGGTCATCGTGACGGCCGGCTCGCTGGAGGTGTTCGGCAAGGCCATCACCGACCCGGCCCACCTCGTCGCCGAGATCGGCAACACCTGGATCCTGGTGCTGGGCGCGCTGACCTTCGCCATCGCCACCATGGGCGTCAACATCGTCGCCAACTTCGTCTCGCCCGCGTACGACCTGGCCAACGTCTGGCCGCAGAAGATCACCTTCAAGGTCGGCGGCATGATCAGCACGGTGGCCGCGCTGGTGGTGACGCCGTGGAACCTCTTCTCCAACCCCACCGTCGTCCAGTACTTCCTCGGTGGCCTCGGCGCCTTCCTCGGCCCGCTGTTCGGTGTGATCATGCTCGACTACTTCTGGGTCAAGCACGGCCGCATCGACGTCGACGAACTCTTCAACGCCGAGCCCGGATCGCGTTACTACTACCGCAAGGGCGTCAACCCCAAGGCCCTGTGGGCGTTCCTGCCCGCGGCGGCGGTCTCGGCGGTACTCGCCCTGGTGACGACGTTCAGCGAGGTGGCCCCGTACTCGTGGTTCATCGGGACGGCGTTGGCGGCCGGACTGTACGCGATCCTGTGCCGCTCCGAGCGCGCCGCGGCCCCTTCCCCTGCCTCTGACACCGAGCCGGGTCCGACTCCCACTCCCACTCCCGCTCCTGCGCAGGGCTGA
- a CDS encoding aspartate/glutamate racemase family protein, which yields MRIVVTNCNTTQGMTEEIVRGARAAAGPGTTVLGLTPAWGPESAEGWLDSYLSAAAVIDTLRTYGDPYDAVVMAGFGEHGREGVRELVDVPVVDITEAAAHLACLLGRRYGVVTTLERSAGQIEDSLYGAGVAQNCAVVVGTGLGVLDLGDPERTEAAFVAAAERARDAGAEVLVLGCAGMTGLQRAVGGKLGLPVVDGVGAAVKLAESLVSLGLTTSRAGSYAKPLPKRRTWGPRPD from the coding sequence GTGCGGATCGTTGTCACCAACTGCAACACGACGCAGGGGATGACCGAGGAGATCGTGCGAGGTGCCCGGGCCGCCGCCGGCCCGGGCACCACCGTGCTCGGACTCACTCCCGCCTGGGGACCGGAGTCGGCCGAGGGCTGGCTCGACAGCTATCTGTCGGCGGCCGCCGTCATCGACACCCTGCGGACGTACGGTGATCCGTACGACGCCGTCGTCATGGCCGGGTTCGGGGAGCACGGGCGCGAGGGCGTACGGGAACTCGTGGACGTACCCGTCGTCGACATCACCGAGGCGGCCGCCCATCTGGCGTGCCTGCTCGGGCGGCGGTACGGCGTCGTCACCACGCTGGAACGGTCGGCCGGGCAGATCGAGGACAGCCTGTACGGGGCAGGGGTGGCCCAGAACTGCGCCGTTGTCGTGGGCACGGGGCTCGGCGTCCTCGACCTCGGCGACCCGGAACGTACGGAAGCGGCCTTCGTCGCCGCCGCCGAACGGGCCCGGGACGCGGGCGCCGAGGTCCTGGTGCTCGGGTGCGCCGGGATGACAGGGCTGCAGCGGGCGGTGGGGGGCAAGCTGGGGCTGCCGGTCGTCGACGGGGTGGGCGCGGCGGTGAAACTCGCCGAGTCGCTGGTGTCGCTCGGACTCACGACGAGCCGGGCGGGGAGCTATGCCAAGCCCCTGCCGAAGCGGCGGACTTGGGGGCCGCGGCCGGACTGA
- a CDS encoding gamma carbonic anhydrase family protein, translated as MLIEHRGQRPVVPASAYVAPTAVLCGAVTLGERARVLHGAVLTAEDGEVRTGADVVIMENALVRGRRRHPALIGNAVLIGPHAHVTGARIEDEVFVATGASAFPGAVAGAGSELRINSVLQVNSVLPPGMVVPIGWIAAGAPEAQLFAPGQHDELWEVQRELDFPGTVYGVPRGTSMRDIMARQADYFGAHAEDRVLDDPSAG; from the coding sequence ATGCTGATCGAACACCGTGGGCAGCGCCCCGTCGTCCCGGCCTCCGCGTACGTGGCGCCGACCGCCGTCCTCTGCGGCGCCGTCACCCTCGGCGAGCGCGCCCGGGTCCTGCACGGCGCCGTACTCACCGCGGAGGACGGGGAGGTACGGACCGGCGCGGACGTCGTCATCATGGAGAACGCGCTCGTACGGGGACGGCGCCGCCACCCCGCGCTCATCGGCAACGCCGTACTCATCGGCCCGCACGCCCACGTCACCGGAGCCCGGATCGAGGACGAGGTCTTCGTGGCCACCGGGGCCTCCGCCTTCCCCGGAGCCGTCGCGGGCGCCGGTTCGGAGCTGCGGATCAACAGCGTGCTCCAAGTCAACTCGGTCCTGCCGCCCGGCATGGTCGTACCCATCGGCTGGATCGCCGCCGGGGCACCGGAGGCCCAGCTCTTCGCACCCGGTCAGCATGACGAACTGTGGGAGGTGCAAAGGGAGTTGGACTTCCCGGGCACGGTGTACGGCGTCCCCCGCGGCACCTCCATGCGCGACATCATGGCCCGGCAGGCGGACTACTTCGGCGCACACGCCGAGGACCGCGTCCTGGACGACCCCTCGGCCGGTTGA
- a CDS encoding RidA family protein encodes MLKRVTVPTLFTPPVYSHASVVEAGTHLAFLAGSVPLNDDGELVGPGDPVRQAERVIANLGEQLRAIGSDFEYVAYTDVYVVSSDPAMLSEVWDVVEASRLSTGPHSSTLVGVSCLGYRGQLVEITATAVIPDLDPDATGSADSRGSSDSRGSSDSRGSSGSSDSRGSSGSSDSRGSSGSSGSSGSSGSSGSAQA; translated from the coding sequence ATGCTGAAGCGCGTCACCGTCCCCACCCTGTTCACGCCGCCCGTCTACTCCCACGCCTCCGTGGTCGAGGCGGGCACGCACCTCGCCTTCCTCGCCGGATCCGTGCCCCTCAACGACGACGGCGAACTCGTCGGCCCGGGCGACCCCGTACGACAGGCCGAGCGCGTGATCGCGAACCTCGGCGAACAACTCCGGGCGATCGGCAGCGACTTCGAGTACGTCGCGTACACCGACGTGTATGTCGTGAGCAGTGACCCCGCGATGCTCTCCGAGGTGTGGGACGTCGTGGAAGCCTCCCGCCTCAGCACGGGCCCGCACTCCTCCACCCTCGTCGGCGTCTCCTGCCTCGGCTACAGGGGCCAGCTCGTGGAGATCACGGCGACAGCCGTGATCCCGGACCTCGACCCCGACGCGACGGGCTCCGCCGACTCCCGCGGGTCCAGCGACTCCCGCGGGTCCAGCGACTCCCGCGGGTCCAGCGGGTCCAGCGACTCCCGCGGGTCCAGCGGGTCCAGCGACTCCCGCGGGTCCAGCGGGTCCAGCGGGTCCAGCGGCTCCAGCGGGTCCAGCGGCTCCGCCCAGGCCTAG
- a CDS encoding asparaginase, whose amino-acid sequence MKITHRTTALLCSFAVAAGISLAGASAHADEKKGLPDVAVIGTGGTISGVSKTRVSFQDYQSGQLAISKMVGELRPEVDGLAKVTTEQFGNKGSSAYTIADYRRLTASVDAALKKNDGVVVTTGTDTMEEFAYWLDLTVRSDKPVVLTGSMRPWTVIGTDAPANLYNAIKLAASRKTKCYGTVVMLNDEIQAAREVRKTNALRMDTFESGRSGVLGAVDQDNIRLNRAPARVQKCGKASWRTPFDLDRIVGRVSTTEKTKEKTKEESKLLPKVEIAYSYQDAGGEAIKAFADGGAKGVVTAGTGAGGISPAMSTARTDAVKKGVTFASTTRTGSGAVYGTGATTGVIEAEDLSPQKARLLLLLSLAATKDEKQIREWFATLGTAQFTTK is encoded by the coding sequence GTGAAGATCACCCACCGTACAACTGCCCTGCTCTGTTCGTTCGCCGTGGCCGCGGGAATCTCGCTGGCCGGCGCAAGTGCCCACGCCGACGAGAAGAAGGGCCTGCCCGACGTGGCGGTGATCGGCACGGGCGGAACCATATCCGGGGTCAGCAAGACCCGTGTCTCGTTCCAGGACTACCAGTCCGGGCAGCTCGCGATCTCCAAGATGGTGGGCGAACTGCGGCCGGAGGTGGACGGGTTGGCCAAGGTGACGACCGAGCAGTTCGGGAACAAGGGGTCGAGCGCGTACACCATCGCGGACTACCGCAGGCTCACCGCCTCCGTGGACGCCGCGCTGAAGAAGAACGACGGCGTCGTCGTCACCACCGGCACGGACACGATGGAGGAGTTCGCGTACTGGCTCGACCTGACCGTGCGCAGCGACAAGCCGGTCGTTCTCACCGGGTCGATGCGACCGTGGACCGTCATCGGCACGGACGCGCCGGCCAACCTCTACAACGCCATCAAGCTCGCCGCGAGCCGCAAGACCAAGTGCTACGGGACCGTCGTCATGCTCAACGACGAGATCCAGGCCGCGCGAGAAGTCCGCAAGACCAACGCACTGCGCATGGACACCTTCGAGAGCGGACGTTCCGGGGTGCTCGGCGCCGTCGACCAGGACAACATCCGGCTCAACCGGGCACCGGCCCGCGTCCAGAAGTGCGGCAAGGCGAGCTGGCGTACGCCCTTCGATCTGGACCGGATCGTCGGCAGGGTGAGCACCACGGAGAAGACGAAGGAGAAGACAAAGGAGGAGAGCAAGCTGCTGCCTAAGGTGGAGATCGCGTACTCGTACCAGGACGCGGGCGGCGAGGCGATCAAGGCCTTCGCGGACGGCGGCGCCAAGGGGGTCGTGACGGCGGGCACGGGCGCCGGGGGCATCTCGCCCGCGATGTCGACCGCGCGGACGGACGCGGTGAAGAAGGGGGTCACGTTCGCGTCGACCACCCGCACCGGATCGGGCGCGGTGTACGGCACGGGCGCCACCACCGGCGTCATCGAGGCCGAGGACCTGAGCCCGCAGAAGGCCCGGCTGTTGCTGCTCCTCTCGCTCGCGGCGACGAAGGACGAGAAGCAGATACGGGAGTGGTTCGCGACGCTGGGGACGGCGCAGTTCACCACCAAGTAA
- a CDS encoding peptidoglycan recognition family protein, translated as MTVPPNPTPSSPTPHRARSRVTRRGLIGAAGAVAAGAALTPVVMANTTSDAPGSDTTDSEPGTTTETFPKTRAKQATGEAPVEAAFPIGYVGVTWAGTREVTGGGIRLTDADGGQGVWKSLSGSGCSDSNGGALLIPADQAAGYELKAPDGSTSLRSVAIDTTQGPSRKVAVPADTTRVRGVAYLPRAAWGADEKLRFKPDGTENSPTAYYPFQTLTVHHTAGVNDDPDPAATVRAIYQLHAITNDWGDIGYHFLIDEKGTIYEGRYSGDDGIPGHDPDGKVVTAFHTGGFNSGNLGIALLGNLVDRSPTDAARESLTRLVRAVTRFHGVDPEAQVTYTNPVNGTKRDVNEISGHRDWMETECPGDVMYGELATLRKAVAGSS; from the coding sequence ATGACAGTTCCCCCCAACCCCACGCCCTCCTCCCCCACGCCTCACCGCGCCCGGTCCCGCGTCACGCGGCGTGGTCTGATCGGTGCGGCGGGCGCGGTCGCGGCGGGTGCCGCGCTCACCCCCGTGGTGATGGCCAACACCACCTCGGACGCGCCCGGTTCGGACACGACCGACTCCGAGCCCGGTACGACCACCGAGACGTTTCCCAAGACCCGCGCCAAGCAGGCCACGGGCGAGGCGCCCGTCGAAGCCGCCTTCCCCATCGGCTACGTGGGCGTGACCTGGGCCGGCACCCGTGAGGTCACCGGCGGCGGCATCCGACTGACCGACGCCGACGGTGGCCAGGGCGTCTGGAAGTCCCTGAGCGGCAGCGGCTGTTCGGACAGCAACGGCGGGGCGCTGCTCATCCCCGCCGATCAGGCCGCGGGCTACGAGCTCAAGGCACCGGACGGATCCACCAGCCTGCGCTCGGTGGCCATCGACACGACACAGGGCCCGAGCCGCAAGGTGGCTGTTCCGGCGGACACGACCCGGGTGCGCGGCGTCGCCTACCTTCCCCGCGCAGCCTGGGGCGCGGACGAGAAGCTCCGCTTCAAGCCGGACGGCACGGAGAACTCGCCGACGGCGTACTACCCGTTCCAGACGCTCACGGTCCACCACACCGCCGGCGTCAACGACGACCCGGACCCGGCCGCCACGGTGCGTGCGATCTACCAGCTCCACGCGATCACCAACGACTGGGGCGACATCGGCTACCACTTCCTCATCGACGAGAAGGGCACCATCTACGAGGGCCGTTACTCGGGCGACGACGGCATCCCGGGTCACGACCCGGACGGCAAGGTCGTGACCGCCTTCCACACCGGCGGCTTCAACTCGGGCAACCTCGGCATCGCCCTCCTCGGCAACCTCGTGGACCGGAGCCCGACCGACGCCGCCCGCGAGTCCCTCACCCGCCTGGTCCGTGCCGTGACCCGCTTCCACGGGGTCGACCCCGAGGCCCAGGTCACGTACACCAACCCGGTCAACGGCACCAAGCGGGACGTCAACGAGATCAGCGGCCACCGCGACTGGATGGAAACCGAGTGCCCGGGTGACGTGATGTACGGGGAGCTCGCGACGCTGCGGAAGGCAGTGGCGGGCAGCAGCTGA
- a CDS encoding AAA family ATPase translates to MIVWLNGTHGAGKTTTSPLVQQLIPDSRVFDAEKVGETLMDITPGLPETDNFQHWPPWRPLVVETARRVLDYAGGTLVVPMTVLVEQYWREISAGLAQHAIPVRHFVLHADQDTLRGRIAGDTLGPNSPFRLQYLEPYAEAARTWLHSEAKVVDTTHLTPAQAAQQIAEAVRS, encoded by the coding sequence GTGATCGTATGGCTCAACGGTACCCACGGCGCGGGCAAGACGACGACCAGTCCACTCGTGCAGCAACTGATCCCGGATTCACGGGTGTTCGACGCCGAGAAGGTCGGCGAGACACTCATGGACATCACGCCGGGGCTGCCCGAGACGGACAACTTCCAGCACTGGCCGCCGTGGCGGCCGCTCGTCGTGGAGACCGCCCGCCGCGTACTCGACTACGCCGGCGGCACTCTGGTGGTGCCCATGACGGTCCTGGTCGAGCAGTACTGGCGCGAGATCAGCGCCGGCCTCGCCCAACATGCCATCCCCGTACGGCACTTCGTCCTCCATGCCGACCAGGACACCCTCCGCGGGCGCATCGCGGGCGACACTCTTGGCCCCAACTCCCCGTTCCGTCTCCAATACCTTGAGCCCTACGCCGAGGCGGCCCGCACGTGGCTGCACAGCGAGGCCAAGGTCGTCGACACCACGCACCTCACGCCCGCCCAGGCCGCCCAGCAGATCGCGGAGGCCGTCAGGAGCTGA